The genomic segment GGATATTGTAAAAAACAAAATTCCAAAGCTATCCAAAGATCTAAAGAAAACATCATCTAAAAAATAAAGGAACACACGGCGGACAGCCCGCAAGCAATATGAATTCTGGTAAGCGGTTGACACATATGATTTTTGGATTATAATAATGCGGGCAGCACGAAAGGAGCGCTGAATGAAAAGGAATTTTACTTTAGAATACTGGCACGACGATGAATGGTTCGTCGGCAGATTAAAGGAAGTTCCCGGCGTGTTCAGCCAAGGCAAGTCTCTGTACGAATTGGAACAAAACATCCGCGACGCATATA from the bacterium genome contains:
- a CDS encoding type II toxin-antitoxin system HicB family antitoxin encodes the protein MKRNFTLEYWHDDEWFVGRLKEVPGVFSQGKSLYELEQNIRDAYKMMQESEKPPRLSAKTHKRELTINV